GAGGCCGGTATCCGCGGCCTGATGATATCAAACAGCGACTGCTTGATTCTGTCCGAAATCGGTTTCACGGGAAGATGCTTCGGCACGGAGATAAGCGTCCTGCCCTTTGCTGTCCCGGCAATAATGCGCATAATATATTATAGAATATCCGGGCATGGAAGAGAGAGCGCCCCTCATACTGGTGGCGGACGACGACGAGGTTTCCGGCCGGCTGGCGCATGACCTGCTGGACGGCGCGGGCTTTTCGGTTCACCTGCTGGGCAAATCCATAGACATAATACCCGCCATAAAACAGGCCAAGCCGGATATGGTGGTGATGGACATCACGCTCTCCGGCATGGACGGGCTGAAAGTCATCCGCATGATAAAGTCCGACCTGGAGATATCCGCCGTCAGAATAGTGGTGGTCAGCGAAAATGATTTTGAATACGAGAAGCAGCGCGCCTTCAAATACGGGGTGGAGGCGTTCATAAAAAAGCCTTTCAACGTGGATACTTTCGCCAGCCAGATAAGCCAGATACTCTCCGGCAACAAGGAACTGCTGACCGCTTTCGGCGGCGGCGTGGAGGAAGAGGAGATGCCCGGCGCCCCCCATGCCGACGATACCCTCTCCGAAACCCAGGCCCGGATAACCGTATGGGGGTGCAGGGGATTTGCGCCGGAGATGCCGAATCTGGTTTCCGCCTACGGCAAGCAGACCTCATGCGTGGCGGTGGAAACGCGCGAGCGTCTGGTTATTTTTGACGGCGGCTCCGGCATAATTCCGCTTGGCAGGAAGCTGCTGGCGGAAAGCGGACACCGCGACATCTGGATTCTGCTTACGCATTTCCATCTGGGCCATGTGATGGGGCTGCCCTATTTCCCCTGCCTTGCCAACCCGGCCTATACCATACGGATAGCCGGCGCCGGCCCGGGGGAGGACAAGTTCGCCGAGGCGGTGCGCGGCATATTCTACGCTTCGCCCTGGTGGCATGCGCCGCGTCCCAGGGCGCGCATTCTGATATACGAGATGTCCGGCGATGTGTGCGAGCTTGCGCCCGGCATCCGGGTCCGGACCATGCAGGCGCACCACCCGTCCATGACGCTGTGCTACAGGCTGGAGGCGGCAGGCAAGAAAATAGTTTACGCGCCCGACAGCGGCCTTTTCGGCGACGCCGCCGCCATGCAGGCCTATGACGAGAAGCTGGGCGAATTCTGCCGCCGGGCCGACGCAGTCATCCACGACGCCTGCTTTACCGACGAGGACTGGCAGTCCCGCCGGGAGGAGGGGCATTCCTCCCCCGCGGCGGCTATGGAGTTCGCCGCGCTTCAGGCCGAGGCGAAAAACCTCGTGCTGTTCCACTACGACGGCGCCTACTCCGACGAGACGGTGGACAAGATGACGGAACGGGCGGCCCGCCTGGCCAAGCTGAACTCCTGGGAAACGCAGTGCCATACGGCCAGAGAGGGGTTTTCGCTGACGCTGGAATAGTCCGCGCCGCCGGGTAAGTTTTTTAAGGGGGTTCTATGCGGCCAAACCCGCATGTGCTGGAGATAAACACCCGCTGCTGGCTGCGCCAGCTGCGCGACAAGTACGGCGCGCCGCTCACGCTCGCCTCGGTCCCGGACGAGGAATGGCAGGAGCTTAAGCATCTGGGCTTTGACGCGGTGTGGCTGATGGGCGTCTGGCGGCAGAGCCCGAAGGGGCGCGATGTGGCGCGCGCCACTCCGGACTTGCTTAAAGCCGTGGCCGCTTTCAGGCCGGATTACGACATAAACGACATTGCCGCCTCTCCCTATGCCGTGCGGGACTATACTCTGGACCCCGCGCTGGGCGCGGAGGGCGAGCTTGCCCTGCTGCGCGCCAAGCTCAACGGCATGGGCATCGGGCTGTTTCTGGATTTTGTCTCCAACCACCTGGCGCTGGACCATGCGCTGCTGGAATCCGCGCCGGACTGCTTCATACAGGCCGGCGCGGCGGAGGTCTCCGCGCACCCGGACTGGTTTTTTGAAAGCGCGCCGGGCCGCTTCACAGCCTACGGGCGCGACCCCAATTTCCCGCCCTGGCAGGACACGGCGCAGCTTAACTATTTCAACCCCCGCGCGCGCGCCTTCATGCTGGACACTCTGAAAAAAATAGCCTCCGTCTGCGACGGCGTCCGCTGCGACATGGTGATGCTCAACCTCAACGACATTCACGACGCCACCTGGGGCCGGCTGCTGGGAAAAAACGGCTTTGCGCGCCCGGAAACCGAATTCTGGGACGAGGCGATACGCGCCGTCAAGGAGGAGCATCCCCATTTCACCTTTATGGCCGAGGTTTACTGGGGGCTGGAATGGCGGCTTCAGGAAATGGGGTTTGACTATACCTACGACAAGGTTCTCTACGACCGCATGAGGCTCTCCGGCCCGGTGGACGTAAAAAGTCATTTGCGCGCCGAAAAGCTTTACCAGAAACGCTCCGTCCGCTTCCTGGAAAACCACGACGAGGCCCCCGCCGTATCCGCCTTCGGCAGGGAGAAATCCATAGCCTCGGCGGTGGCCATGGCCACGTTGCGGGGAATGCGGCTTTTCTACCAGCCGCAGATAAAGGGCATGAATGTAAAGTCGCCCATCCAGTATTCGCGGGCGGATTTCCCCGAGGACCCGTTTATCGGAAAGCTCTACAGCAAAATCATAAAAATAGCCGACCATCCCGCCTTTCACGGCGGGGAATGGGCTTTGGTGGAGCCGCGTCCCGCGGCGCCGGGCGACGCCGCGTTCAACAATCTGCTGTGCTGGTCCTGGCATCAGCGCCGGACATACAAGCTGATAATAGTGAACTACTCGCAAAACCGCGCGGCGGGCCGGGTGCCGGTCAACGCGTCCGCCAAAGGCGACTCATACGCGTTTTTCGACGAGTTGTCGGATATTTTCATGGTGCGCGCGGCAGGCGAGGTGCGGCCCGACGGCCTGCTGGTGGACCTGCCCCCC
This genomic interval from Elusimicrobiales bacterium contains the following:
- a CDS encoding response regulator, coding for MEERAPLILVADDDEVSGRLAHDLLDGAGFSVHLLGKSIDIIPAIKQAKPDMVVMDITLSGMDGLKVIRMIKSDLEISAVRIVVVSENDFEYEKQRAFKYGVEAFIKKPFNVDTFASQISQILSGNKELLTAFGGGVEEEEMPGAPHADDTLSETQARITVWGCRGFAPEMPNLVSAYGKQTSCVAVETRERLVIFDGGSGIIPLGRKLLAESGHRDIWILLTHFHLGHVMGLPYFPCLANPAYTIRIAGAGPGEDKFAEAVRGIFYASPWWHAPRPRARILIYEMSGDVCELAPGIRVRTMQAHHPSMTLCYRLEAAGKKIVYAPDSGLFGDAAAMQAYDEKLGEFCRRADAVIHDACFTDEDWQSRREEGHSSPAAAMEFAALQAEAKNLVLFHYDGAYSDETVDKMTERAARLAKLNSWETQCHTAREGFSLTLE
- a CDS encoding alpha-amylase family glycosyl hydrolase, translated to MRPNPHVLEINTRCWLRQLRDKYGAPLTLASVPDEEWQELKHLGFDAVWLMGVWRQSPKGRDVARATPDLLKAVAAFRPDYDINDIAASPYAVRDYTLDPALGAEGELALLRAKLNGMGIGLFLDFVSNHLALDHALLESAPDCFIQAGAAEVSAHPDWFFESAPGRFTAYGRDPNFPPWQDTAQLNYFNPRARAFMLDTLKKIASVCDGVRCDMVMLNLNDIHDATWGRLLGKNGFARPETEFWDEAIRAVKEEHPHFTFMAEVYWGLEWRLQEMGFDYTYDKVLYDRMRLSGPVDVKSHLRAEKLYQKRSVRFLENHDEAPAVSAFGREKSIASAVAMATLRGMRLFYQPQIKGMNVKSPIQYSRADFPEDPFIGKLYSKIIKIADHPAFHGGEWALVEPRPAAPGDAAFNNLLCWSWHQRRTYKLIIVNYSQNRAAGRVPVNASAKGDSYAFFDELSDIFMVRAAGEVRPDGLLVDLPPYGAHMLDLEF